ATTGAAACAGAATGCAACTTAGTTAACTGTTAGAAGGTCAACCCAGATTGTAAGAGAATATAACTCAGTTGATTGTTGGTGTAACTGAATAAAGTGAAGCAGTAATAAGTTCTATTAGGGGCTGTTTGGATTCCTTCATTTTgaaggaattgaaatctacttaatggattaggctatttggcttggaatttgacattccataactTTCCCAAGCTCACAattaagcctatctcaaattcatagggtgggagatggaaatggattctatagatcactatgctataattttttttctcgaacacacaggagagctgcgtatcattatatattaagaagaagaaaaggggTGTAAAACCCCATAACCCAAAAacaccaccaccacacacaccgCACCTCACTCAAAAAACCACTGCTCGCACTATGCTATAATTTtactctccaacttatagcacactcttcaactcacttccctacaataaaaatgcaacatataagtatgtcccttgtatgcctaacaataaatatacaaatatattctatatacaactatattagctcAATTGATCTAtgtctaaattgtaattattagaatgaattcaattccaaggatccaaatgGGCCCTTATTTAAATCTACTCCACCCATGGATGGTTGATCAACTATGCAGTTTCTCTGATActtgaacttatgtcctttgcccCCTTCATTTAATTGACTCTAGGTGGAATCTGAATCAACAAATGTCCTGGTTATTGTTTCCTCCAACTTTTGGCAGGCTCTTAGTTACACCTGCAGAACCTGCAAAATTACTGAATCCCAATGGTAGTGTTTGTCTGATGTTATGCTTATCTGTATGTTTGTTATGTGTTCCACTGTTCCAGCTTTTTTAACATATGTGTTTTCCCTTTTTCCGATAAGCATAACGTCCCATGGTTAAATACAACACTGATGTGTAGTTCTGTTAAAGGCTCATATACGCAGGCATCTagctcaagaagctcaaggctGCACTTATTTGATACTTTGGCTGGACTGTGACCGAGAAGGAGAAAATATATGCTATGAAGGTACATTAAACCTGTTCTGTAACAATTATGCATACTAAATCTAGTTGGTACTAAAATATAGAGAGCTATATGTAGACGTTTCCATTTCCCAACCTGGACCCTGAAAAGCAAAAACAGAGGTCTATAATCAAAATAAGTTAGACATCATATGGGAAGTTCTCTTCTATATTGTGTAAACAATTAGATCAATTGAATTTCTTTACATTCTGGAAGCTATACAGATTTTATTTCTTCGTCCACGCAGTACATGGATACTTCTGCAAAAGATCATTTGTAGTTATTTTTATACTTGAGAATTGCTTAGGTCCTGATTGATGCAATTTATACATGAGCTTTCTTTGCTTGGTTCTACATATATGTATGGCTTGCTCTGTTCTACCTCCAGATATTTATGGCTTGATCAATCTAATTCTAATAACAATGCCAAACATATGTTCCAGTTATTGAGTGCACTGGGATTCCTGAAAATGAGGCTGGCAGAAGAATTTTCCGTGCTAGATTTTCATCTGTTACTGAGAAAGACATATTGACCGCCATGGATAATCTTGTTCTGCCAAACAAAGATGAAGCGCTATCAGTGGATGCCCGGCAAGAAATTGACTTGAAGGTTGGAGTAGCATTTACTCGATTTCAGACTCGATATTTCCAAGGAAAATTTGGAAACCTTGATTCAAGAGTGATTTCGTAAGTTCCCCATCTCTTTTCACGATTCAAATTTCTTTAACCAATCGCATGTTAAAGACGTGCTATCATGTATCTACAATCTTCAAATACTTTTTGTCTGTGAACCTTTTTATTCTTTATTCAAATCATCATAACAATATCTTTTACATTTGCTCTGGCTCTGTCTTTTGATAATATTTTTCAGAACTGATTTAAGTTTGGTTTTGCTTTGTAAATCAGGTATGGTCCATGCCAAACACCTACACTTGGATTCTGTGTACAACGCTATCAGCAAATCACCACATTCAAACCAGAGAAATTCTGGTCCTTGAAAACATATATTATCAAAGATAATGATGAAATACAGCTAGAATGGGACCGGAAGAAACTTTTTGATTTTGATGTAAGGTCATGTACCCAAGTGATTTAGCTTTATTCTTCCAAATGTTCTTACCATTTTCCTTAATAAAAAATACAGGTTACTGTAATGTTCCAGAAGATGGTCATCAGTGATGGGACTCTAAAAGTAGCAGATGTATCAGTGAAGGAGGAGTGCAAAACCCGTCCATCTGGCCTTAATACAGTTAATATGCTTAAGGTAGCACAGCTCTTACCTCTTAGAGTGACCATATGTTTTCCTTAGCTCTCCTTATTAATTTTGCCTTGTTATCTACAAATCTCACTTTGTTCTTGCCTGGGAGTGTAGTCTTTGTttagtttttcatttgaaacatGGTGTTTTCTTACACTGTTCTACTGGTGTGTACTGTTATCATATGTTGTGTCATGATGATCTTGATTGAAATCTGATACCCAAGATGCTCCTGTTGGGTTATGACTTGATGGTATTAATAGGACAAAGGGCATCCATTTCCTTATGTAAGAGTAGAGTAAATTTTGTTTACTTAATATTCTTCTCATCTCAGGTTGCATCAAGTGCGCTTGGTATTGGACCTCAGACAGCCATGCACTTGGCGGAGCGGCTTTACACTCAAGGATTCATCAGGTTTCAGAAATGAACCTTGAAACAGTGCTATATTTTGCTTTGAATCTTGTCTTATGTTATGTGGGAAATGTTAGTCTACCAGAAATCTTATTGAAGTCAGTGTGGGCTTATCTGCAGTATGCAATGATGCATGACATTTCCTTATTTTCTAGTATCTTTTTTATCATATGAATAGTACTAATTGACAAAAATCTGTAATAGAGGTTGTTAGTTTTGTTTGTTCAACTAGACGCACTATGTGTTCCTAAGAGCTTTAGCAGATCCCCTGTATGATTTTTTAGAGGTTAGAACTGATGTAGACTTTGACCCAACTGAGGCCTTGGTCACTAGTTATGAGTTAATTTGTCATTTCACAAATTCTCGCTATAGTAAATTTGTGTTTTTCTTAAGTACTACTTTACCTGTTCTTGCCATACCCCCCATGATGCCAAGTTATTCATGTAGACCTTATCGTTTTTAAGGTATCATTTATGGTTGAGCCTTGCATTACACCCAGTAATGTCATCACTTTAGTTTAAGCTCAAAATTTTGTAACCAAACTATAATGTTATCACTGTTATATTTAATTTTGGTAAACAGAAATTTTTTACCCTGCAGTTGAAAACTCCTTAGATTTTTTTGAGCAGACAAAGATTTTTGAACAGGAAAACTCCTTACATAGGTGATGCTGCTGTCTGTTAATACTAATGGTTATCTTTGCACAGTTATCCTCGTACAGAGAGCACTGCATATCCATCATCATTTGATTTTCGAGGTGCACTTGCTGCACTATTAAATAATCCTCTATGGTCCAATGATGTCCGGACATTACTGGATGCTGGTTTTGTTAAGCCTCGTCAAGGTCATGATGCTGGGGACCATCCTCCAATCACTCCAATGAGGTCAGCAACAGAAGCAGCTTTAGGAACTGATGCTTGGAGGCTGTACCAATACATATGCCAGCACTTCATTGGAACTGTTAGTCCTGATTGTagatatacaaggtagtttgtcCCTTTATTATTTCATAGCTACATAAATCATTTTTGTCTTTGTTCTGTCACAGTTCACAAGCTTCTTATAAAATATAAACTATAAGTATGTGAGTTATTGATATTTCCTTGTACTATGCCCTTATCTAGATATCTAATGTTTTTCTATTATTTGAAATGCAACCATGTCATGGAATTCAATGTTTTTTGcattgttgttttttcattaaattTAATAGTTGCTCATAAAGGAATCCATCAGTAAATACCCCTTTCTAAAATAACACGATTCTCAGGACTGCCATTGAGTTCACTTCAGGTGGAGAAACTTTCCACTGTGTTGGGTATCGAGTCACTTCTAAAGGATTTACCTCTATCATGCCATGGCTAGCTGTCAGTGAGAATAGTCTTCCTGCATTTAAAAAGGGAGACTCTGTTAGTATTCATAAGGTTGACATATATGAGGTAAGGCGATCAGTTTGCTCAAACAACATGCACTTACCTTTTATCAGGATATGATGTTGATCAATCATAATTGTTTGTTGAAGGGAAGCACTACACCACCTGATTACCTCACTGAAAGTGAATTGATCTCTCTCATGGAGAAGAATGGCATAGGTACAGATGCATCAATTCCTGTACATATAAACAACATTTGTGAACGTAATTATGTTCAGGTTAGTTGAGTTGTTTTCTATGAAACCTTCAGAGCATCATATGCTGTGAATCTTTTACATGCAAGTATACACTTAAGTATGTAAATGTACCAAAAACCTGAATGCATCTACTTATCTTTCTCGAAGGTGAATTCTGGAAGAAGGTTAGTACCGACACCCCTGGGAACTACGTTGATAAGAGGGTATCAGTGTATTGATGCTGATCTCTGCTTGCCAGATATCAGAAGCTTTATTGAGCAACAGATTACTCTAATTGCAAAAGGCAAAGCTGATCATCTTCGAGTTATTCAACATGTTATTCAGCAATTTATGAAAAAGTACTCTTACTTTGTGAAAAAGGTAACATATTTTGTTGATAATCTATGAGACTGTGTTGCTGTCTTCCATGGTATTTGGGGAAGTTTATATTGATGATCTTTTGCGATGCTTTAGCTTCATTTGAAGCTGTAGCAAGAATGAATCCTCCAAAATTGTCAAGCACTTTACATTTGCAGATATCTTTATTCTTCCAGTTTTAAAGCATGTTTAAGATTTCCTGTTCTTAACAACCGAATTCATTGATACAAGACATCAGTTGTGTATTGCTATAATGCTATTTCAGCTTGTTTAGAATGAATGTGCTTCTTGCAGATTGAAAATATGGATGCGCTGTTCGAGGCACAGTTTTCACCTTTGGCAGATTCTGGGCGCCTACTAAGCAAGTGTGGAAAATGTGGTCGGTATATGAAGTACATTTCCACTCAGCCAATGAAGTTGTACTGTATAACTTGTGAGGATGTCTATTATCTTCCTCAGAATGGTTCAATTAAGGTAATTACTTTAATATCATATATTGGAAATTTacctttattttattttttcttgaATCAGTTGCTTTACTTCCATGTATGGTTCGTGAGAATTGAACCAGTAGGCCACATATTGAAATTAAGCAATATTTTTTTGCCACAATTTCCTTTTACGGGGcgggggttggggggggggggggggggtattgaTCCCATATTTGTGATTTTAGTTTTTTCATAATTGTGATAACTTGCTCCGTATTCCATTTCTTTGCCCTAATTTTGTGTTCATCATTTTGTTTCATGCTAGGTTGTATTCTAAAACCATGTATGCTGTTATTCTTTTTGCTTTATTGTGGCAAGCTCAGTTTATGCCTACTCTGTGATTAATAATTCTATTTTTTTCGCAGCTTTACAAGGAAATCATATGCCCTCTTGATGGTTTTGAGTTGCTTCTGTTCTCGATGGTGGGACCTGATGCAAAATCTTTCCCATTGTGCCCTTTTTGCTATAATTGTCCTCCATTTGAAGGCATCGACAAACTCTTTGGTGCTCTCAAGCTCGATGACACCGGCAAGGTTGGGAAAGGGGCCGGCATGCCATGCTTCCTTTGTCCTCACCCGACATGCAAGCAATCTATGATCACTCAGGGAGTTTGTGCTTGTCCTGAGTGTAGTGGTACCCTGATTCTTGATCCAGTTAGTGCACCCAAATGGCGGCTTTACTGCAACATGTGTAATTGCATTGTATTACTCCCACATGCTGCTCACAGGATCACCAC
Above is a genomic segment from Miscanthus floridulus cultivar M001 chromosome 3, ASM1932011v1, whole genome shotgun sequence containing:
- the LOC136542118 gene encoding DNA topoisomerase 3-beta isoform X3; the protein is MDLFEAPVLRSECNPKAHIRRHLAQEAQGCTYLILWLDCDREGENICYEVIECTGIPENEAGRRIFRARFSSVTEKDILTAMDNLVLPNKDEALSVDARQEIDLKVGVAFTRFQTRYFQGKFGNLDSRVISYGPCQTPTLGFCVQRYQQITTFKPEKFWSLKTYIIKDNDEIQLEWDRKKLFDFDVTVMFQKMVISDGTLKVADVSVKEECKTRPSGLNTVNMLKVASSALGIGPQTAMHLAERLYTQGFISYPRTESTAYPSSFDFRGALAALLNNPLWSNDVRTLLDAGFVKPRQGHDAGDHPPITPMRSATEAALGTDAWRLYQYICQHFIGTVSPDCRYTRTAIEFTSGGETFHCVGYRVTSKGFTSIMPWLAVSENSLPAFKKGDSVSIHKVDIYEGSTTPPDYLTESELISLMEKNGIGTDASIPVHINNICERNYVQVNSGRRLVPTPLGTTLIRGYQCIDADLCLPDIRSFIEQQITLIAKGKADHLRVIQHVIQQFMKKYSYFVKKIENMDALFEAQFSPLADSGRLLSKCGKCGRYMKYISTQPMKLYCITCEDVYYLPQNGSIKLYKEIICPLDGFELLLFSMVGPDAKSFPLCPFCYNCPPFEGIDKLFGALKLDDTGKVGKGAGMPCFLCPHPTCKQSMITQGVCACPECSGTLILDPVSAPKWRLYCNMCNCIVLLPHAAHRITTTDKKCLTCESTIIEVDFNKKTTPLQDGATLHEGCILCDDLLHSLIEMKHGKSFFMRRGRGRGRGRGRGRGSSRGRGRRGNSRYDDPKMSFRDF
- the LOC136542118 gene encoding DNA topoisomerase 3-beta isoform X1, whose product is MNGSPKKRTQRRTGTALATPLLFGFPPIRSPASPPVPMAPKVLMVAEKPSIALSIASALSGGRMFTRKGSTDVHEFDGTFQGSYANFKVTSVIGHVLSVDFPPAYQNWEGTDPMDLFEAPVLRSECNPKAHIRRHLAQEAQGCTYLILWLDCDREGENICYEVIECTGIPENEAGRRIFRARFSSVTEKDILTAMDNLVLPNKDEALSVDARQEIDLKVGVAFTRFQTRYFQGKFGNLDSRVISYGPCQTPTLGFCVQRYQQITTFKPEKFWSLKTYIIKDNDEIQLEWDRKKLFDFDVTVMFQKMVISDGTLKVADVSVKEECKTRPSGLNTVNMLKVASSALGIGPQTAMHLAERLYTQGFISYPRTESTAYPSSFDFRGALAALLNNPLWSNDVRTLLDAGFVKPRQGHDAGDHPPITPMRSATEAALGTDAWRLYQYICQHFIGTVSPDCRYTRTAIEFTSGGETFHCVGYRVTSKGFTSIMPWLAVSENSLPAFKKGDSVSIHKVDIYEGSTTPPDYLTESELISLMEKNGIGTDASIPVHINNICERNYVQVNSGRRLVPTPLGTTLIRGYQCIDADLCLPDIRSFIEQQITLIAKGKADHLRVIQHVIQQFMKKYSYFVKKIENMDALFEAQFSPLADSGRLLSKCGKCGRYMKYISTQPMKLYCITCEDVYYLPQNGSIKLYKEIICPLDGFELLLFSMVGPDAKSFPLCPFCYNCPPFEGIDKLFGALKLDDTGKVGKGAGMPCFLCPHPTCKQSMITQGVCACPECSGTLILDPVSAPKWRLYCNMCNCIVLLPHAAHRITTTDKKCLTCESTIIEVDFNKKTTPLQDGATLHEGCILCDDLLHSLIEMKHGKSFFMRRGRGRGRGRGRGRGSSRGRGRRGNSRYDDPKMSFRDF
- the LOC136542118 gene encoding DNA topoisomerase 3-beta isoform X2, producing MFTRKGSTDVHEFDGTFQGSYANFKVTSVIGHVLSVDFPPAYQNWEGTDPMDLFEAPVLRSECNPKAHIRRHLAQEAQGCTYLILWLDCDREGENICYEVIECTGIPENEAGRRIFRARFSSVTEKDILTAMDNLVLPNKDEALSVDARQEIDLKVGVAFTRFQTRYFQGKFGNLDSRVISYGPCQTPTLGFCVQRYQQITTFKPEKFWSLKTYIIKDNDEIQLEWDRKKLFDFDVTVMFQKMVISDGTLKVADVSVKEECKTRPSGLNTVNMLKVASSALGIGPQTAMHLAERLYTQGFISYPRTESTAYPSSFDFRGALAALLNNPLWSNDVRTLLDAGFVKPRQGHDAGDHPPITPMRSATEAALGTDAWRLYQYICQHFIGTVSPDCRYTRTAIEFTSGGETFHCVGYRVTSKGFTSIMPWLAVSENSLPAFKKGDSVSIHKVDIYEGSTTPPDYLTESELISLMEKNGIGTDASIPVHINNICERNYVQVNSGRRLVPTPLGTTLIRGYQCIDADLCLPDIRSFIEQQITLIAKGKADHLRVIQHVIQQFMKKYSYFVKKIENMDALFEAQFSPLADSGRLLSKCGKCGRYMKYISTQPMKLYCITCEDVYYLPQNGSIKLYKEIICPLDGFELLLFSMVGPDAKSFPLCPFCYNCPPFEGIDKLFGALKLDDTGKVGKGAGMPCFLCPHPTCKQSMITQGVCACPECSGTLILDPVSAPKWRLYCNMCNCIVLLPHAAHRITTTDKKCLTCESTIIEVDFNKKTTPLQDGATLHEGCILCDDLLHSLIEMKHGKSFFMRRGRGRGRGRGRGRGSSRGRGRRGNSRYDDPKMSFRDF